A genomic window from Flavobacterium sp. I3-2 includes:
- a CDS encoding TolC family protein — translation MNNLLNFLFIILLMLFPLSGKAQQLSLQDCFEIGTKNYSDFKIQALKIEQSQKAKRSIASSFLPQIGISASHSYNFGSSINPSSNNREPSNIQSDNISIDFRASLIDFSKWSENNIQNYDIEIEKWNYEIIEMQFQMLILEKYMKALTLQEWQKSMQNQVDNSNQTLKRILDKVEQGKRPKSDAYDMQVIFLQETNDFEKVKADEHVAKLELLQLINSQSFQANQMVMSFPEVLFYRDENYTVNQNPSLQKTNASLLKNQAEQKQLQKVYLPTLDFVYSYGTFYAQKINNLSDTNFQFQNQLKDNKSQFVGLSLYIPVFSKGNNSQKSKLKELDYRILKEEEIKETKRLSDNLQIAKTKISFLSEEQNRLIAIEEISEKALETTASKYIFDKVDASNYKLAKNQLLQSQYNLLSNKIQFFSEIYQLELQFK, via the coding sequence ATGAATAATTTACTCAATTTTTTATTTATCATACTGTTGATGCTTTTTCCTTTATCGGGAAAAGCACAGCAGTTGAGTTTACAAGATTGTTTTGAAATTGGCACAAAAAACTATTCTGACTTTAAGATTCAAGCTTTAAAAATAGAACAAAGTCAAAAAGCTAAACGTTCAATTGCTTCAAGTTTTTTACCTCAAATTGGAATTTCAGCTTCGCATAGCTATAATTTTGGGTCGTCAATTAATCCATCAAGCAACAATCGTGAACCTTCAAATATTCAATCAGATAATATTTCAATTGATTTTAGAGCAAGTTTGATTGATTTTTCTAAATGGTCTGAAAACAATATTCAAAATTATGATATCGAAATCGAAAAATGGAATTATGAAATAATCGAAATGCAATTTCAGATGTTGATTTTAGAAAAATATATGAAAGCTTTGACTTTACAAGAATGGCAAAAATCAATGCAAAATCAAGTTGATAATAGCAATCAAACACTAAAACGAATTCTTGATAAGGTAGAGCAGGGGAAAAGACCTAAAAGTGATGCTTATGATATGCAGGTGATTTTTCTTCAAGAAACAAATGATTTTGAGAAAGTTAAAGCAGATGAACATGTAGCTAAATTGGAACTATTACAATTAATCAACTCTCAATCATTTCAAGCGAATCAAATGGTGATGTCATTTCCAGAAGTGCTTTTTTATCGAGACGAAAATTACACGGTAAATCAAAATCCATCGCTTCAGAAAACTAATGCTTCGCTTTTAAAAAATCAAGCAGAACAAAAACAATTGCAAAAAGTTTATCTACCAACGCTTGATTTCGTTTATTCTTACGGAACATTTTATGCGCAAAAAATCAACAATCTATCGGATACTAATTTTCAATTTCAAAATCAATTAAAAGATAATAAAAGCCAATTTGTAGGTTTATCACTTTATATTCCGGTGTTTAGTAAAGGTAACAATTCGCAAAAAAGTAAGCTAAAAGAACTAGATTATAGGATTTTAAAAGAAGAAGAAATAAAAGAAACCAAGCGTTTATCAGACAATTTGCAAATTGCTAAAACCAAGATTTCTTTTTTATCTGAAGAACAAAATAGGTTGATTGCTATTGAAGAAATTTCCGAAAAAGCTTTAGAAACCACGGCAAGTAAATATATTTTTGATAAAGTTGATGCATCCAATTACAAACTTGCTAAAAATCAATTGTTACAATCTCAGTATAATTTGCTTTCTAATAAAATTCAGTTTTTTTCTGAAATCTATCAATTAGAATTACAATTTAAATGA
- the yfdV gene encoding transporter YfdV, translating to MEDFMSKMLFSDLIPILVIMAIGYISGKKNVFQEGQSQVFNKLVLDYALPAALFISIVKADRKMLFENATLTIISVVGLVILFMVSYYSMQWFFKRSKAESAVCALVAGSPTIGFLGYAILDPLYGTGIETGLVVAIVAIVVNAITLPIGLYLLNSGSSATTAKDSKGQGSAILDSLKQPVVWAPLLAVLLVLVGIKLPSQIDPTFSLLAQANSSVAVFAAGLTLAAYKFELDWEIAYNTFFKLVLMPAIFLGVGLLCGLSSLVLQMLVLAVALPPAFSGVIISGKYNVYTRQATSSLAVSVIGFIIAAPTWVYLAKVLSS from the coding sequence ATGGAAGATTTTATGTCTAAGATGCTTTTTTCTGATCTGATTCCCATTTTAGTTATTATGGCTATTGGTTATATCAGTGGTAAAAAAAATGTTTTTCAAGAAGGTCAATCGCAAGTATTTAACAAGCTTGTGTTAGATTATGCTTTACCAGCAGCCTTATTTATCTCAATTGTTAAAGCAGATAGAAAAATGTTATTTGAAAATGCAACTTTAACAATTATATCTGTAGTAGGACTTGTTATTTTATTTATGGTGTCTTATTACAGCATGCAATGGTTTTTTAAACGTTCAAAAGCAGAATCTGCCGTATGTGCGCTTGTAGCAGGTTCTCCAACTATTGGATTCTTAGGTTATGCGATTCTTGATCCACTTTACGGAACCGGTATTGAAACCGGATTAGTTGTTGCAATTGTTGCAATTGTTGTTAATGCGATAACACTTCCAATAGGTTTGTATTTATTGAATTCAGGTAGTAGTGCAACGACGGCTAAAGATAGCAAAGGACAAGGAAGTGCAATTTTAGATTCTTTAAAACAACCTGTGGTTTGGGCCCCATTATTAGCTGTTCTTTTGGTATTAGTTGGTATTAAATTACCATCTCAAATCGACCCTACATTTAGTTTATTAGCACAAGCTAATTCAAGTGTAGCTGTTTTTGCAGCTGGACTTACGCTTGCTGCCTATAAATTCGAGCTTGATTGGGAAATTGCTTACAATACATTCTTTAAGCTAGTTTTAATGCCAGCTATTTTCTTAGGTGTCGGATTACTTTGTGGCTTAAGCAGTTTAGTACTTCAAATGCTTGTATTAGCTGTTGCTTTACCTCCTGCATTTTCAGGTGTAATTATTTCCGGAAAATACAATGTGTATACGCGTCAAGCGACATCGAGTCTAGCAGTAAGTGTTATTGGGTTTATAATTGCGGCACCAACATGGGTTTATCTTGCTAAAGTATTAAGTAGTTAA
- a CDS encoding cupin domain-containing protein translates to MKTEQPIRGTQGADIVGPRNPEVEKQNPDILLPPETDHGGIPNLKFPFAMAHNRLEDGGWAREVTQREMGSMEEMAIVNMRLPAGVTRELHWHKEGEWAYVLQGKVRFYLIDDQRNVLIEDLEEGDLWYAPPGFPHAIQGLEEGTEFVLVFNDGNFSENQTLLLTELFAHTPKEVLAKNFGVAESAFDGIPVSEKYIFRLPVPGPLEEVRKELGAVNFTNKYVFKASKEPKKMFEGGATQLVDNQTFEVTDLATLIIDLEPGGMREIHWHPDADELQYYISGQARMTVFDAVNNARTFDFVAGDVGYVPRTLTHYIENTGTEPVRVLNVFHKGRYSDVSLNNWLALTPKDLVTGHLDIEEPFISSLRQKYQTIVKG, encoded by the coding sequence ATGAAAACAGAACAACCTATTCGAGGAACTCAAGGGGCAGATATTGTTGGGCCACGTAATCCAGAAGTCGAAAAACAAAACCCAGATATTTTGTTACCTCCAGAAACAGATCATGGTGGTATTCCAAATTTAAAATTTCCATTTGCTATGGCGCATAACCGTTTAGAAGATGGTGGTTGGGCTCGCGAAGTTACCCAAAGAGAAATGGGAAGTATGGAAGAAATGGCTATTGTGAATATGCGTCTTCCTGCAGGTGTTACTCGTGAACTTCATTGGCATAAAGAAGGTGAGTGGGCTTATGTCCTTCAAGGTAAAGTAAGATTTTATTTAATAGATGATCAAAGAAATGTTTTAATTGAAGATTTAGAAGAAGGTGATCTTTGGTACGCACCTCCAGGATTTCCACATGCTATTCAAGGCTTAGAGGAAGGAACTGAGTTTGTACTTGTATTTAATGATGGTAATTTTTCTGAAAACCAAACACTATTACTAACAGAGCTTTTTGCTCATACACCAAAAGAAGTATTAGCGAAAAACTTTGGAGTTGCTGAAAGTGCATTTGATGGAATTCCAGTAAGTGAAAAATATATTTTCCGTCTTCCTGTTCCGGGACCTCTTGAAGAAGTACGTAAAGAATTAGGAGCTGTAAATTTCACTAATAAATACGTTTTTAAAGCATCAAAAGAACCTAAAAAAATGTTTGAAGGTGGCGCAACTCAATTGGTAGATAATCAAACTTTTGAAGTTACTGATCTTGCAACGCTTATCATTGATTTAGAACCAGGAGGAATGAGAGAAATCCATTGGCATCCAGATGCAGATGAACTTCAATATTATATTAGCGGCCAAGCACGTATGACTGTTTTTGATGCTGTAAATAATGCAAGAACGTTTGATTTTGTCGCTGGTGATGTTGGGTATGTTCCAAGAACATTAACTCATTATATCGAAAATACAGGAACAGAACCAGTACGTGTTTTAAATGTTTTCCATAAAGGTCGTTATAGCGATGTTTCATTAAATAACTGGTTGGCTTTAACACCTAAAGATCTTGTAACAGGTCATTTAGATATTGAAGAACCATTTATTTCTTCTTTACGTCAAAAATATCAAACCATCGTTAAAGGTTAA
- a CDS encoding SRPBCC domain-containing protein → MKLVINASIQIQKPINEIFEALVNPEKMTQYFISESTGKLEENKEVKWKWPEFPEHESIVNNIKIVENVSVSFVWDNNTTVKICLEEQADKSVVVRVSEGEKELNDQNLEWFSGNTFGWANFLACLKAYLEYGINLRKGAFEFMRS, encoded by the coding sequence ATGAAACTAGTTATAAATGCATCCATACAGATCCAAAAACCAATAAACGAAATCTTTGAAGCTCTTGTTAATCCGGAGAAAATGACACAATATTTCATTTCTGAAAGTACTGGAAAATTAGAAGAAAATAAAGAAGTTAAATGGAAATGGCCCGAATTTCCGGAACACGAATCTATCGTCAACAATATAAAAATTGTCGAAAACGTTAGCGTTTCTTTTGTATGGGACAATAACACAACCGTTAAAATTTGTTTAGAAGAACAAGCAGATAAATCTGTTGTTGTAAGAGTTTCGGAAGGTGAAAAAGAATTGAACGACCAAAATTTAGAATGGTTTAGCGGAAATACGTTTGGCTGGGCAAATTTTCTAGCTTGTTTAAAAGCGTATTTGGAATATGGTATTAATCTGCGTAAAGGTGCCTTTGAGTTTATGCGTTCGTAG
- a CDS encoding ABC transporter permease, which produces MIKSWFKIFVTHSIKNKAFTFLTILGLGIGISSLIFALLYWNNETSYNKWNPEKDSVYEVLSTISTGETWGYSQAGLAKNIKLKTDKLQDYCYYLPYYTEDILLANGKNNYATNIVISQSNFFDFFPFEFVKGSKESFRKNKNEVAIEEGEAQKIFGNQNPINQTISINNEHLVVTAVFKLNELSSIKPKYVFSTIDSDLQTYESEWGNYNYSLMFKCNKEDIHEIERIGEEVLTNFKVSEDAKYKGISIEEYLKEYGKFSIELQSLADARLSNKVTGFSEGKGNRVLLQILVGLSILILVLSIINYINLSTAQAMKRAKEVGVRKVFGASKKNIVYQFVFETILITFFALLFALCLTELCLPYYNNLIGKSLVLNILDFGYYLALIFLIVVLFAGFFPAVYIANFEELKVLKGNFSRSKNGIWVRNSMLILQFTIATFFIVSGLIVSQQVDYLSKKDLGFNGNQILSINYTISNVDKYKSYEAFKSDLSKIKGVEDVNISTLSLGSGTGSSSSFSLPNSKFSTQAQNVAFDFGYLDLFKMQIIEGRDLDSNIASDSTENVLINQRAIRDLGGNVPLGTEFEWNGRKFKLVGVVKDFNLRSPQEEVPPMLFMHMKTVNWMSSNIMNFVVKINSENTEETIANLEKFWKEKIDANMPFTYDFVDKKFARSYEGYIKQKKMFSILNVIVIGIALFGLFALSSFTIERKYKEIAIRKVLGAETSSLLKLLTQQYIVMVLVGFVLALVPSYYLMQKWLANFHYRIDIEWIVYVFAFFILLLLTLIVVISKAFFATRLNLLTYLKYE; this is translated from the coding sequence ATGATAAAAAGTTGGTTTAAAATTTTCGTTACGCATTCCATCAAAAATAAAGCATTTACTTTTTTGACTATTCTAGGATTAGGAATCGGAATTTCGAGTTTGATTTTTGCTTTATTATATTGGAATAACGAAACAAGTTATAATAAATGGAATCCCGAAAAAGATTCGGTTTATGAAGTATTAAGTACAATTTCAACTGGCGAAACTTGGGGATATTCACAAGCAGGATTAGCAAAAAACATCAAATTAAAAACAGATAAACTTCAAGATTACTGTTATTATTTACCTTATTATACCGAAGATATTTTATTAGCAAATGGCAAGAATAATTATGCGACTAATATTGTTATTAGTCAATCTAACTTTTTTGATTTTTTTCCTTTTGAATTTGTAAAAGGTAGTAAAGAATCGTTTCGTAAAAACAAAAATGAAGTTGCCATTGAAGAAGGTGAAGCTCAGAAGATTTTTGGAAATCAAAATCCAATTAATCAAACCATTTCAATTAATAACGAACATTTAGTTGTAACTGCGGTTTTTAAATTAAACGAGCTTTCATCAATCAAACCTAAATATGTTTTTTCGACCATTGATTCTGACTTACAAACTTATGAGTCTGAATGGGGAAATTACAATTATTCATTAATGTTTAAATGTAATAAAGAAGACATTCACGAAATTGAACGAATTGGCGAAGAGGTTTTGACAAATTTTAAAGTTTCTGAAGATGCAAAATATAAAGGAATTTCTATTGAAGAATATCTAAAAGAATATGGTAAATTTTCCATTGAATTACAATCTTTAGCAGATGCTAGATTAAGCAATAAAGTAACCGGTTTTTCTGAAGGAAAAGGCAATCGCGTACTTTTACAAATTTTAGTTGGTTTATCTATTTTGATTCTTGTTTTATCAATTATCAATTACATTAATTTGTCAACCGCACAAGCAATGAAACGTGCAAAGGAAGTTGGTGTTCGTAAAGTTTTTGGAGCTTCAAAGAAAAATATTGTTTATCAATTTGTTTTTGAAACTATCTTAATTACATTTTTTGCACTATTATTTGCACTTTGTTTAACCGAATTATGTTTGCCGTATTACAATAATTTAATCGGAAAATCGCTTGTATTGAATATTTTAGATTTCGGTTATTATTTAGCGCTTATCTTTTTAATTGTTGTGCTTTTCGCTGGATTTTTCCCTGCTGTCTATATTGCAAATTTCGAAGAATTAAAAGTACTTAAAGGTAATTTCTCTCGAAGTAAAAACGGAATATGGGTACGTAATTCTATGTTGATTTTACAGTTTACTATTGCAACTTTTTTCATTGTAAGCGGATTGATTGTTTCGCAGCAAGTAGATTATTTATCTAAAAAAGATTTGGGTTTTAATGGCAATCAAATATTGTCTATAAATTATACGATTTCTAATGTTGATAAATATAAATCATACGAAGCTTTTAAAAGTGATTTATCCAAAATAAAAGGTGTTGAAGATGTTAATATTAGTACTTTAAGCTTAGGAAGCGGAACAGGTTCATCTTCTAGTTTTTCGTTACCAAACAGTAAATTTTCTACTCAAGCACAAAACGTAGCATTTGATTTTGGTTATTTAGATTTGTTTAAAATGCAAATTATCGAAGGACGTGATTTAGATTCAAATATCGCTTCAGATTCTACAGAAAACGTACTTATCAATCAACGTGCAATTCGCGATTTAGGTGGAAATGTTCCGTTAGGAACCGAATTTGAATGGAATGGAAGAAAATTCAAATTAGTTGGTGTAGTTAAAGATTTTAATTTGCGTTCGCCTCAAGAAGAAGTTCCTCCAATGCTATTTATGCACATGAAAACTGTAAATTGGATGTCTTCAAATATTATGAATTTTGTTGTAAAAATCAATTCAGAAAATACAGAAGAAACAATTGCCAATTTAGAAAAATTCTGGAAAGAAAAGATTGATGCAAATATGCCATTTACTTATGACTTTGTCGATAAAAAATTTGCACGTTCTTACGAAGGTTACATCAAACAAAAAAAGATGTTTAGCATTTTAAATGTCATTGTTATCGGAATCGCTTTATTTGGTTTGTTTGCTTTATCGTCTTTTACCATCGAACGCAAATACAAAGAAATTGCAATTCGAAAAGTTTTAGGAGCAGAAACTAGTTCGTTACTTAAACTTTTAACGCAGCAGTATATTGTTATGGTTTTAGTCGGATTTGTTCTTGCTTTGGTTCCAAGTTATTATTTGATGCAAAAATGGTTAGCTAATTTCCATTATCGTATTGATATCGAATGGATAGTTTATGTTTTTGCATTCTTCATATTGTTGCTTTTAACCTTAATTGTTGTGATTTCAAAAGCCTTTTTTGCAACTCGATTAAATTTATTGACTTATTTAAAATATGAATAA
- a CDS encoding ABC transporter ATP-binding protein, with protein MIKIENLSKVFKTADIQTNALNKINIQIKSGEFVSIMGPSGCGKSTLLNIIGLLDDFNDGSYRISDIDMSKSSESKRAKIRKENIGFIFQNFNLIDELSVYDNIELPLIYAKIPSTERKKRVNEIAEKLNIVHRLQHFPQQLSGGQQQRVAVGRALVLNPKIILADEPTGNLDSINGNEVMELLTDLHKQGATILMVTHSAHDAAYSDKIITMKDGEILSEKINQNTVNVFTNSK; from the coding sequence ATGATAAAAATAGAAAATCTATCTAAAGTTTTTAAAACTGCAGATATTCAGACCAATGCATTAAATAAAATCAATATTCAAATTAAATCGGGTGAATTTGTTTCCATAATGGGACCTTCCGGATGTGGTAAATCTACCTTATTGAACATTATTGGTTTACTTGATGATTTTAATGACGGAAGTTATCGTATTTCGGATATCGATATGTCAAAAAGTAGTGAATCTAAACGTGCCAAAATCCGTAAAGAAAATATTGGATTCATCTTTCAGAATTTTAATTTAATTGATGAATTATCGGTTTATGATAACATCGAATTACCATTAATTTATGCAAAAATTCCAAGTACTGAACGTAAAAAACGCGTGAATGAAATCGCTGAAAAATTGAATATTGTACATCGTTTACAACATTTTCCGCAACAACTTTCGGGTGGTCAACAACAACGTGTTGCAGTTGGTAGAGCTTTGGTTTTGAATCCGAAAATTATTTTAGCCGATGAGCCAACAGGAAATTTAGATAGTATAAACGGGAATGAAGTAATGGAACTTCTTACAGATTTACACAAACAAGGCGCAACTATTTTAATGGTTACGCATTCGGCTCACGATGCTGCATATTCAGATAAGATTATAACAATGAAAGATGGCGAAATTTTATCCGAAAAAATCAATCAAAATACGGTAAATGTTTTTACTAACTCTAAATAA